The region gacgacctatctctatcgacatcctcaacatcgctaaagaaaaatgtcaaaatactagaacagcaagtccgcctactatctcaccgagggaaaaacttagcgattatgttcgatatagctaagacagagctcatccactttaccgccaagaaagagagaaaagagagaagcctacagcttccagacaacaccattgtagaaccgaaagacacaatcaaatggctaggtatccacatagacaatagactgtccttcaaggaacatattgctacacgcgtaagccaagcaaggaaagcattctatagactagggagactagccaacatcgaaagaggactctccccaaaagcagtacgacaactatacctagcatgcgtcacaagcgttgcagactacggatcacaaatatactggaagaaccaaagctacgccactagcctcctacaatcactgcacaacctagcgtgtagaaagataattggagtgttcagaacgtcaccatctctaccaacaagcattgaatccggacttacgtcacctgcaattagactcaacaccaacaaccgaaagtatgcgtctagagcacaccagctatccagcaaccacccaatccagaaagcaattacaaggatcacaaatacagacaaaactagctacaaaaagccaaaccagcatagacaactatatactattgttaagtcaatcccagagagagacaacaacagcgtagaaaagataatcccatataggttcagaccgtgggaaagtcttaactacaaggttactgtatcaaaaaagagcaaagaggaagaggcaattgcacacgcggattatatcctatcaaggagcggagataacttcaccgcaatctactcagatgcctcacaacacgacaagggaatagggatcggcgtaggtgtagtagcgtacagctccacccacgaagaaaccttttctcaaaagacaaacattggatgctcccaactagtctacaacggtgaactagaggggatagcacaggcatttgaacacgcggctacagtggcacaagaaggccaagagatctacgtatacgcagacagGGCTCCCAATAGTGTCAATAGTGCGTATACTAttgtaacggtttgggacttgccaagaccgacttgggtgagagttgggtacggccatcgctaccacactttctcatcacacacacctatatagctgcagttcctccatagctacacaatgcaacgcagtcctcctcctctcctcacaccgttacagttatgagcccggaAGCCTTTAATTAAATCGCTGCGTTCACCCGATAGCTATACAATGtaacgcagtcctcctcctctcctcacaccgttaCAACTATTAGTATTTGGCTTATACGATATCATACCACACGGCTTGGTATCCATACCATACGATACTGATAATTCAATGCTTATACTGATACTAATAGTATATACTATTAGTATTCGCTATAAATAGAACAACCTAACTTGACCCCCTCCATGACTTGATACATTCCAGCATTTCAATCGAAGACGCCTTTAAAGATCCCCGGAAATCAGTGGTTGTTCGTCTTGCCCCGCTAAACACACGCTCAGGCTCGTCGGACATTCCCGGAATTGATAGAATATCAATAGCCATTGTTCCTAGGGCTGGATATTGACCTCGTTGTTGCACCCACCACGGCAAGGCATCGACAATATGTGGCAAAGTTGGGTCAGTAAGGTATCGGGAGTATTCATCGACGCAGTCCACGGGGGCTAATTTGGAATTAATCCAAGCCTGGTACGCATTCCTTGGAGTTGGTGTAATGGCCGTAGTGACCGTCTCGGTTGATACTCCTTTCGATTGGTAATGCTCTTGCCAGAACCCACGCAACTGCTGTTTTGCATCTTCTACCCACCCTGGAGTCCATATGCCCGTGAAGTACTCGAATTTCCACTTTGGATTGAGGACAATAGCGGCAATGTATACAGGACTTCGATCCGTAAGGTTGTAGTAGTGATTAAGCTTGGCCCAGCCCGTCTCGATACAAGCTACCATGATAGGATCGTTATCCTCAATTGCGGTGGTCTTGGCGTCTTCGAAGTGTTGTAGAAGAAAGTCCATCGAAGGAAGCACGTGTTCCAGGGTTGCTGTGCGGCCTTGCGTAGCCATCGTCGTATCCTTGAACGGTTGCAAGAAATCTCTTATCTTGGCCAGAACAGCCCACTCGGCATCGGTCAATCGATCATTGTAGAGGTCTTTCTCCGAGAAGCTAACTTTCTCGATAGCAAGGTGAAGCTCAGGCTTAAGGGACCAATCTAGCATCTcaaaccatgagttccaaCGTGTGTTGTTGTCACGTTTCGGAGCTTTGCCACCACTGTCTTTCTTGAAAGCCTGCATTCGCTGAGGACTGCGTTGGACCCAAACAACGATATTGTGCAATTTTCCAAGAGGACCCAATTGGCGCCATTGAGCAATGTCCTCGCGGGTAAGATCATCGCTATCTGAGAGATTTGGATGACGTCCAAACAGAAAGGCTCCTACGGCTAGCTGGATGATATGGCCGTTACACCGAAGCCTGTGATTAGTCGAATCCCATTCTAttccttcttcttgaagTCGGCATTCGAGTGCTAATAACATGGCATCGTTGTTACTTGCATTGTCCATAGTGAAGTACCCCAGCTTGGTCAGGATCTGATATTCTGACAGAACATCCCAAAGGATCTTAGCCATATTTTCACCTGAATGAGAGCCTTCTATCTCTCGAAGAGCGATCGTGAGATTACGGAGAACCCCATCTTCATCAACGAAGTATGCTACGACGCCCATCAGACCGAGTCTGTTGCTTGACGTCCAGAGGTCATAAGTGATGTGAATGGGTGACAGAGCACTTTGAAGGCGCTGTTTAGTTTCCGATTTTAATTGCATATAACAGCTAAGCATGTCTTGACGTATTGTGGTATCGGATTCCGGTAAGAGATCGTTGGTAGCAGGGCTGATATACTGCAGAAAGGTTCGGAAAGCTCTTGATTTGCATAATGAAAAGGGAAGGCTGTCTGCCGCGAGCCAGTTGACAAAAAGCTCTCGAGTAATCAATGGGTCGATTTCTGATTCGGAAGCATTAGTGAGTCGCTGCGATCTGATGCGTTCGCCAACTTCTTTTATGCGTGCAATAGAAGCTTGTATGTCGTTATCGGCCCTCTTTCGTTTTGCATCTTTTAGCGGTAATATTTCGGTGAGTTGATGAATCCTGGAAAGATGGTCCATAATAATCCTCGTGCCGCCAGTAATGACATATTCTACTGTAGGCTTGCAGCGAGAACATCTCCACACGGCGGCTCCTTTATTATTGTAGATTTTATGTTGCCCTGGTGGTGGCTTTACTGCGTGTTGCCAGATCCACGATCGTTGCGGACGGGATTTTGTTGAATTGGTAGGTTCCGATGTGACTAGATTTTGCGATGTGGACAGTGGTTGGGAGTCATGTTCAGGGTTCAAAATATTAGCAACTTCGGTGAATTCGCTAATGCTAGACATAGTTAGGAAGGTACAGATAGCCTTGAGTCTGTTGTTGGGAAGAAAGAGACACGTGTCGCTAGATAGTTGTTTGGTCATAATTAATTTAGCGTGTTTCACACTGTTAGTACTAATAGTATACTAATAAGATTGCAACACTCACACCACACCATACGGATAGACGAATCTTTATACGGCTATAATGGTATAGTATACTATCAGTGTTACTATTAGTACACTAACAGTAGGCCGTACTATTGGGAGCCCTGGTTGGAACGGCTGGTGCGgttctaaacactcctagAATCTTCCGGCATGCTAGGTTATGTAGTGATTGTAGTATTGATGTGGCGTATAATTGGTTTTGCCAGTAGATTTGCGCTCCGTAGTCTGACACGCTGGTTACACATGCTAGATATAGTTGCCGGATAGCATGTGTTGATAGGCCGAGTTCAATGTTCGCTAGTCTTCCTAGTCTGTAGAAAGCTTGTCTAGCTTGGCTTGCACGTATAGACACATGTGATTTGAATGATAGACGGTTGTCTAGATAGATACCTAGCCACTTTACAGTGTCTTTGTGTTCTACCCGGTCGTTGTTTGGGAGTATAAGGGCTCTTtctatcctctccttcttagcGGTGAAGTGGATTAGCTCTGTTTTGGATGTGTCGAAGATAATGTCTAGCTGCTCTCCCGTAGCAAAGAGTGTagctatctctttttgcagTTCTCTTATGTTTTTCTTTAGAGAGGTTGATGAGGTAGTaagagataggtcgtcaatATACGATAGTTGAAAGCTTTGTAAGGCTGGGAATAGGTCTCGGATATAGATAAGGAAGAAGATTGGTGatactgggctgccttgTGGGATGCCTGCTATAATCTTGCTAAATTCTTCAATCTTATTATCGAATGCCAGTCTTAGGGTCCTGTTGGAGAGAAAGGATTTCGCCCAGCAAATTAAGCTAATTGGGAGTCCAAGTTTCTTAAGTCGGTCTAGAAATCGGTTGTGTATGACGTGGTCAAAAGCTCCTTTGACGTCCACGAACACTGTGAAAGTAATTTGGCCTTGCTGTTTTTTGTGTTGAATCTGGTCTACTAGGAGGAGAGCGGcgtctattgcagatttcttgtttCTACCTCCAATTTGTGAGGAGTGTAGGAGGTTTGTGGTTTCTgctagactagctagtcttTTAGCGATAATTCTCTCTAGTACCTTCCCTAGGCTGTTTAAGAGAGTAATTACTCTATAAGCTTTCGGGAGAGAGTAGTCTAGTTTGGATGGTTTTTTGAGAATTGCTCCTGTAGCTGCTTTCCAGCACCGCGGGTGGTATCCGTAATTGAACAagtgtcagatagcaggcgtgtcgagccgaaagtgccgacaccgctagctaataacgggttagcgtcttagcagaacaaaactctcagcgcgcaccttagaacagagacaagaacaaataaatcataaacatccatcacttttgtgcaatatcttatctgatctgacaattaagagtctcactgcctctATAAAGAGCAACGAACACGCAATAATGACGATAAACCAGAACCAGAGGGACGCGACAGTTATCCTAACCGACTCGAGCAAATGGATCCCCTGGTACCGCCAAATCAAGATGCAATGCGAAGCCCTAGAGATCTGGGACATTGTAGATCCAGCGGGCAACACACAGCCTCGTACAAAGCCGACCGAACCTCTCCCTCCACTCGTATCCGACTATGAACCAGCCGCTGCTCTGAGAAATACATCATCAGCTCCATCCTCCTCTACACGAACCGCGAGAGCCAATGCCCGAGCGCCTACACAAGATACAGTTGACATAGTCAACCCTGCTGTTCAAACTCCAGCCATACCAGCTCGATACTCAGAACTCTCAGCGGAGGGGAAGGAGGCATACGATGGGGACTCAAGGGAATTCAAGATGGTTTTTGAATCATACAAAATACGCGAACGAAACTATCGAGACGAACGCACAAACATTGCGGCAATGATCAGACACCTGAATGCAACAGTTAGCCCACACCTCCAAGTGAGCTGCTTTGAGGAACATGGAACTCTCCGCACCTGGATCACAAACCTCCAGGTAGCAGTTGGAGTAGACCTCGACGATGAGATCAGAAGGGTACGAGAGAGGTACCACGATTCCTTGAGACCTATGAGAAGCCCGCAAAATTGGGAATCATGGCTCAGCGAATACGACCAAGCTGCAACTCGCGCCGAAGCCCTAAAGATAGGGGACGTGATACAAAGCAAGCTGGTTGTGGACGACTTCCTAAAAGCAGTCTCTAAGATTGCCCCAGCATGGATGGCAACATTCACTGGAGCGGGAAGCGACCGGAACAATATAGAAAGAAGGCagatgatgaaactcttccgcGAACATATGAGCCTAGCTCACCCAACACGAGGCAAATCAAGAAGTGCCTTTATGACGGGTGAAGCAGCctacgcggcgagcggtgaatCCGACTCGAACACACAGGGGGACGCCTCAAGTGTGCAAATTAGAGCGCCATCTACCAACCCTAGCCAGGGAAACCAAaggcaaacaaacaaacgcaaAATGAATGCACCTGGCAACAAGTCCAAGCAATTCCAGAAAAGGAATACAGCAGAAGCTGGCGATATATGTCCTGCTTGTGAACAACGCCATGACATCAGTAGCTGCTACTATGTCAACCCAACTTTGGAGACCCAGATTGGTTCAAACCGAACAAACACATCACAAAGCtggtacagtacaaacttcAGCATGATGCAGACTTACAAAGAATAATACAGGAAACAAACCTGGAAACGAAGCGACCACGCCTAACTACGGCATCACGATCGATTACACCCTACatcaagacatcacaaacaccggactCAGTCACTGATtgactagatggacgcgagatcTCGAGGCTGGACGAGGGCAtgatgaaagcggcattcaatgcgagcaatcaaggatacccattaaaggatgcattcatcctggattctggctcgacgacgcacatctgcaacaACCTCTCAAGGCTCGAAGACGTACGCCCGCCTGCGATGGGAGATTACATTTGGGCTGGCAACTCAAGGGTTTGGATACAAGGATACGGAGCAGTCAAGGTGACGGCAGAGGGGGCTCAGGGCAAACAAATTCTACACCTAAGCAATGTTGCCTGGTGcccagacttcctctgcagcctcgTATCATTCAGGCTGCTCCGAAGACAAGGTatatggtgggacaatcgAGGAGACCCGACAAGCCTACGACGATGGGATGGTTCAACCATTGCCACCTTATCGGAACACTATGGGCAATGGGTTATCGAGCCACCTACTACATCAACTTCAGCCTTtcatgtgcgtatgaatcgaGCCAAACGATCACCACAAAAGGCTACTGCCATACTATGGCACAAACGACTCGGACATCCCGGGCCATCCGCGATCGAGCACCTCGTgcagcaatctgagggggtgaggatcaaggGCATCACCACCGTGGAGTGTGACGCCTGCGGCAGGTCAAAATCGAAACGACAAATACGCAGGACGCCTAGACTGAACGACGAAGGGCCAGGTGAAAGGGTAGCcatcgacttccatgagtATGAGGACGGCAGTttcaccaaggagaagagccaaatgcTGATCACTTGCCGACGGTCCCGATACACATGGGACTTCTACTTCAAGGACAACAGACCGGCTCGCTCAATCATTCGCCTCCTAGGCCTCTTCGTCCAGTTCATGAAGAAACAATTCAACATCACAGTCAAAGTCATCGAGactgacaacgagatcgtTACCGTCAAACAAGAGGTCGAAaaatggtgcacgtccctatcaatcaaACTCGAGCCCTCCGCTCCAGATACTCAAGCTCAAAACGGAGGAGCTgagcgctcagggggtgttataaaagaaaaggcacgcgcaattcgactGGATGCAAACcttccatgggaactctggccagaaactaccagagcggcggtatacctatacaatcgaacgccaaattacccaaacaattggaagacaccatacgaaATATTCTATACACACGCAGCTGCCATGAACGGCATAGTCACCGGACCTCGAAAACCAAATCAAGCTCACCTAAAAGCATATGGGTGTAAGGCTTTCgcaatgacagacgacacccacagaggAAAGTCCAGGCTACAGAGACTAGATCCGAAGGCCTGGATTGGATACCTAGTGGGATACCAGTCGACGAACATTTACCGCATATGGATCCCATCTatggcaaaggtaatcagcactcgcgacgtagtgtttgACGAAGAAACAATCTTCAatggcaagactgaggacctgatggacaatctcatgcacaacaccctagaggaaatcgcaacgtgggtgagaacagtcgaactcccaggtactcagagccaacaagcagaaaccgagacgttctacgaggacgatacgacgcaggaagagagcccgcgcactcagaaaaccagataccaccaaggaaggaaggtggtagaggcatatctaaccccgccaccaactcctccacctgtggccttgctagttcaaggagaggtgaacaacgaggatatgacgaacatgtccaaccaatcaacatcaatgaccagtccatgggcagccgcattcatggccggcaccgaatcaggacacattggtcaacacgaaggaaagtcaatcgacaaggctcaggtgaagagactactatccaagggaatcaagccccatcgtaaccagctaccgccactcccaacagcatactcaaagctggaagaccatccactatacgaaatgttcaaggaagcagaaaagacacaccttcggagtcaccaacaaatgaagtcatggactgaggtccaagcatcaccagtcaaacgagcagggcaccagatcctagactgtatgtgggtatacacctacaaactcgacaagcatcaccgcctcatcaaatgcaaggcaagattggtAGTAAGGggagaccaacaacgcaacatcacctcccaagacacatacgcagcaacattggcaggacgctcattcagaatgcttatggcaatcgccgccaaatacgatcttgagctgaaacaatacgacgtcactaatgcttttgtgcatgctgcaatcgacagagaaatatacatgaggatgccaaaaggatatcagaagcctggcactctactcaaagtgcaaaaggcactctacgggctccggatctcaccattactgtggcagaaagaattcaccgcaactcttgcttcgatagggtttcaacaaataccacaggagccatgctgcatgatcaaagacggagttatcatcttcttctatgtggacgacatcatcgttgcgtaccgttcaaagcaagaatcagaggccatgaaggccatcaactggatccaagaaaaatacgcttgtacgggaggagacaacttacagtggtttctcggTGTAGAGGTTATGCGcaatcgcaagcagaagaccatacagctatctcaagcTGCATACGTCGACAAAATCAGTCAACTCATCAACCACCAAAATGTAAGGCATGATACGCCAATGTCAGGCATCGAACTCCGACCACGAGAAGGACTCGCAGCACCAGCTGAAGTCAACAAGTAccaacgcaagattggatcgcttctattcgctgcagtcacaacaagacccgacatagcctttgcaacatcacgacttgctcgcttcctaatcaatccaagtacagaacaccaagacgctgcagaccgtgtgctcctgtatctcaagaaaacagaatccctagccctcgaactcggtagaggcgatggcctcgaggtagcaagtgacgcgtcgtttgcagacaacacactGGATAGGAAAAGCTCGCAGGGATACGCAATCAAGCTGTTCGGAGGACTCATCGCCTGgagagcaagcaagcaagatactgtgacaacatcaacaacagaagcagagctgcttgccctatcacaaGTTGCTAAGGAGGCAATCTTAACGTCGCGGTTGTTAAAAGAGCTTCAGTAAatgaagacgttgccaaattgcaaacaaagcttcggcacgttgacatacacaatcactggctaCGACAGGAGGTTACCCGAAAGGTGATCAAGGTAGAGTATGTGccgtctgacaacatgatcgcagacggGTTCACAAAGccactgccagccaataaaTGGGCCAGGTTCCTTGATCAACTGGGACTCGTCGAGCGCGAAGAAGCCCCGCTCAGAGAGATTGAGCTCAAGGAGGTGCAAGAGCAACTGGAAGGCCTCATTATGTAGGATCGATCAACCAGTTTATGCA is a window of Pyrenophora tritici-repentis strain M4 chromosome 2, whole genome shotgun sequence DNA encoding:
- a CDS encoding Dimer-Tnp-hAT domain containing protein, with protein sequence MSSISEFTEVANILNPEHDSQPLSTSQNLVTSEPTNSTKSRPQRSWIWQHAVKPPPGQHKIYNNKGAAVWRCSRCKPTVEYVITGGTRIIMDHLSRIHQLTEILPLKDAKRKRADNDIQASIARIKEVGERIRSQRLTNASESEIDPLITRELFVNWLAADSLPFSLCKSRAFRTFLQYISPATNDLLPESDTTIRQDMLSCYMQLKSETKQRLQSALSPIHITYDLWTSSNRLGLMGVVAYFVDEDGVLRNLTIALREIEGSHSGENMAKILWDVLSEYQILTKLGYFTMDNASNNDAMLLALECRLQEEGIEWDSTNHRLRCNGHIIQLAVGAFLFGRHPNLSDSDDLTREDIAQWRQLGPLGKLHNIVVWVQRSPQRMQAFKKDSGGKAPKRDNNTRWNSWFEMLDWSLKPELHLAIEKVSFSEKDLYNDRLTDAEWAVLAKIRDFLQPFKDTTMATQGRTATLEHVLPSMDFLLQHFEDAKTTAIEDNDPIMVACIETGWAKLNHYYNLTDRSPVYIAAIVLNPKWKFEYFTGIWTPGWVEDAKQQLRGFWQEHYQSKGVSTETVTTAITPTPRNAYQAWINSKLAPVDCVDEYSRYLTDPTLPHIVDALPWWVQQRGQYPALGTMAIDILSIPGMSDEPERVFSGARRTTTDFRGSLKASSIEMLECIKSWRGSS